Proteins encoded together in one Scheffersomyces stipitis CBS 6054 chromosome 5, complete sequence window:
- a CDS encoding predicted protein, whose translation MDYPYEETCTVAELPNAPNQYRTVYGMVLRVDRNTKTKDDPQFMVFTDFTSNKLVEKEEEYPITFDNIQVQVDEMFSMDVMKFRMHNIESDYRKYHSSERKDIIQFYNLPRFDPASQKSLPVEHYFMVIKVRLRTKKYYANILECATFDISLVDYNSASDNDKVFLNGLYKRMLERLPLKYFRRVGSDVYRKVFPPEYFNILEDSIRRDDQQAQVSRKSVQESRVLPPNMNSIQTHARTYPPIQTNVRTNPPIKDEIISSGSTIVEDLQYPGDYQVSSPAPSEPASPAPGARGNTFSFNSVSNDSSTDNSHNRALSNQNNNINNSQNDGISVSTHSASIEKSFYSDAQKVSRSSQDSGSPFFSIQELAAVPNRVDNKVYKTKAYLIATNPSDWQHICCKTYDYDVSQQDYVYTDPTIRSMELIFTDIMPSQRRGQLLTNANSITVGLHEDEDILEFFEIQRVEQLYVNLADIAEKFYNGSTFTKLVELELYKKEIPVNQIHEDRRGDASICVWASRHLSLSSLVG comes from the coding sequence atGGATTATCCATACGAAGAAACATGCACTGTTGCAGAGCTTCCCAATGCTCCAAACCAATATAGAACTGTCTATGGAATGGTGCTAAGAGTAGATAGAAATACGAAGACTAAGGATGATCCGCAGTTCATGGTCTTCACTGACTTCACCAGCAACAAACTagttgaaaaagaagaagagtatccAATTACCTTTGACAATATCCAAGTTCAGGTCGACGAAATGTTCCTGATGGACGTGATGAAGTTTCGTATGCATAACATCGAATCAGATTACAGAAAGTACCACTCTAGTGAGAGGAAGGAtatcattcaattctataACCTTCCTAGATTCGATCCCGCATCCCAAAAGTCGCTCCCTGTGGAGCACTACTTCATGGTAATAAAAGTGAGACTAAGAACAAAGAAGTACTACGCTAATATTCTAGAATGTGCTACGTTTGATATTTCTTTAGTAGACTACAATCTGGCTTCTGACAATGACAAGGTTTTTCTAAACGGCTTGTACAAACGGATGTTAGAACGCTTACCATTGAAATACTTCAGAAGGGTTGGTCTGGATGTATACAGAAAAGTATTTCCGCCGGAATACTTTAATATACTTGAGGATTCAATTCGTAGAGATGACCAGCAGGCACAGGTATCTCGAAAGTCGGTTCAGGAATCCAGAGTATTGCCACCGAACATGAATTCAATACAAACACACGCTCGTACCTATCCTCCAATACAAACCAATGTTCGGACAAATCCACCCATAAAGGATGAAATCATTTCTAGTGGATCTACAATCGTAGAAGATTTGCAATATCCGGGCGATTACCAAGTTTCTTCACCAGCTCCATCTGAACCAGCGTCTCCAGCTCCTGGAGCTAGAGGCAATACATTCAGCTTCAATAGCGTCAGCAATGATAGCAGTACCGATAACAGCCATAACAGAGCCCTTAGTAATCAAAATAATAACATCAATAACAGTCAAAATGATGGAATTTCAGTTTCTACGCATTCTGCTAGTATTGAAAAGAGCTTCTATAGCGATGCTCAGAAAGTGAGCAGAAGTTCGCAAGATTCTGGAAGTCCTTTCTTCAGCATTCAAGAACTCGCTGCTGTGCCTAACAGAGTAGACAATAAAGTATACAAAACCAAAGCGTACCTCATAGCTACCAACCCCAGTGATTGGCAGCATATTTGTTGCAAGACATATGACTACGATGTATCGCAGCAGGATTACGTATATACGGACCCTACTATAAGAAGTATGGAGTTGATATTTACAGACATTATGCCTTCTCAACGAAGAGGACAGTTGCTCACAAATGCTAACTCGATTACAGTTGGTTTAcacgaagatgaagatatcctCGAGTTCTTTGAAATACAAAGAGTGGAACAGCTCTACGTTAACCTCGCCGATATCGCCGAAAAATTTTATAATGGCTCTACCTTTACTAAGCTAGTGGAGCTAGAATTATATAAAAAAGAGATTCCTGTCAATCAAATCCATGAAGACAGAAGAGGGGATGCAAGTATATGTGTGTGGGCATCAAGGCATCTTCTGTTACTGAGTCTAGTTGGTTAG
- a CDS encoding predicted protein (go_function oxidoreductase activity~go_process metabolism), whose protein sequence is MGPLFVSLLFYHLSKKIRDISNRLVGNYFEPEKDTVLITGGCSGLGKELVNTFAATRAKVVVLDIVVPTDEEQPENVYYYKCDVSDRKQVLQVHKTIKKEIGNITVLINNAGITTGKPLVDLSYHEIEKTIQINLMSSFYTIKVFLPSMLRLHRGYIVTIASVLGYMSPARLSAYGASKSGLIALHESLTYELGPPSMNPTGVKTLLICPGQLKTAMFSGVNTPSSLLAPELDPKYVASSVLSALELGRRGEIKLPLYGNFLPMFRAFPWPIVEVARAISGIDHSMNSFKNTLTKVASTVSTLSQSGSKNSSEKASLLGEVDVSEGVSEIVTA, encoded by the coding sequence ATGGGTCCCTTATTTgttctgttgttgttctATCACTTGAGCAAAAAGATTCGTGATATCTCCAACCGACTAGTCGGTAACTACTTCGAGCCAGAAAAAGACACCGTACTCATTACAGGGGGATGCTCCGGTTTAGGGAAAGAGCTCGTCAACACGTTTGCCGCTACTAGAGCCAAAGTAGTTGTACTAGATATTGTCGTACCAACTGACGAAGAACAGCCTGAAAATGTTTACTACTACAAGTGTGATGTTAGCGACAGAAAGCAAGTTCTCCAAGTCCACAAAACCATCAAAAAGGAGATCGGCAATATTACAGTGCTCATTAACAACGCTGGAATCACTACTGGCAAGCCCCTAGTCGATCTCAGCTACCATGAAATAGAGAAAACTATACAGATAAATTTAATGTCCAGTTTCTACACCATCAAGGTATTTCTTCCTTCCATGCTCAGATTGCACAGGGGGTACATTGTTACTATAGCCTCTGTGTTAGGATACATGTCCCCGGCTAGATTGAGTGCATACGGAGCATCAAAATCGGGGCTCATTGCTCTTCACGAGTCTCTTACTTACGAATTGGGACCCCCATCGATGAACCCTACGGGGGTGAAAACTTTACTAATCTGTCCCGGTCAGTTAAAAACCGCCATGTTTTCGGGTGTAAATACTCCGTCCTCGTTATTGGCCCCTGAGCTAGATCCCAAGTATGTCGCCTCTAGTGTTCTTTCAGCTCTAGAGCTTGGTCGCAGAGGCGAAATCAAGCTTCCTCTCTACGGAAACTTCTTGCCGATGTTCCGCGCATTTCCATGGcccattgttgaagtagCGAGAGCAATTTCAGGCATCGACCACAGCATGAATTCCTTTAAAAACACACTCACAAAAGTGGCCAGCACTGTCTCTACATTATCACAATCAGGATCCAAGAATAGCTCAGAGAAAGCCTCTTTACTAGGAGAAGTAGATGTCAGCGAAGGGGTCAGTGAAATAGTAACGGCTTAG
- a CDS encoding predicted protein gives MAKSGSCAMFKGLPSSRILKQITRLNAIAGTSESAYKFDASKYTKIELFLQQKNIHGPAVGLKKFWRQNLPTLKFHNDDIQFSLTRIQAETAAEVAACPSKIVVHSVDPASKIEIDCKGKHSSVILNELVEATKATNVPIEEIPVLRPPQQKESWAT, from the coding sequence ATGGCTAAACTGGGTTCGTGTGCCATGTTCAAGGGGTTGCCTTCCTCTAGAATATTGAAGCAAATAACTAGATTGAACGCTATTGCAGGAACTTCTGAGTCAGCATACAAATTTGATGCTTCGAAATATACCAAGATTGAACTTTTCTTGCAACAGAAGAACATCCACGGTCCAGCCGTAGGCTTGAAAAAGTTCTGGAGACAAAACTTACCAACTTTGAAGTTCCACAACGATGATATTCAATTCTCATTGACGAGAATCCAAGCTGAAACAGCTGCTGAAGTAGCAGCATGTCCTTCTAAGATCGTTGTTCATTCTGTAGATCCAGCCTCTaagattgaaattgattgTAAGGGCAAACATTCGCTGGTTATTCTTAATGAACTTGTAGAAGCTACTAAAGCTACCAATGTTCCCATAGAAGAAATTCCAGTGCTCAGACCTCCACAGCAAAAGGAATCATGGGCTACCTAG